AATGAATCCGACGCCGACACGCAAAGGACGCAGACTGAAAATTTCCTATGCGACGCAAGTCTCTGTGAAACCGCCGACGTTCGTGTTGTTCGTCAACGATCCAGAGTTGATGCATTTTTCGTATGAACGGTATTTGGAGAACGAAATCCGTAAAGCGTTCGGTTTTCAAGGGACGCCGATCCGGATTTTCACGCGCAAAAAACATTAGACAGACGCGTGCCGTTTTGCTGTAATGAAAAGGGGAGGGACGAACATGACTCTTATCATTTCGATCGTATTGGCTTATTTGCTCGGTGCGATCAGTTTCAGCTATTTGATTACGAAACTTTTGTTGCGGGACGATATTCGTAAACACGGCAGCGGAAACGCGGGGGCAACGAACACGCTTCGCGTACTTGGCGTCTTCCCTGCCGTATTGGTTTTGCTGCTCGACGTGTTCAAAGGCGTATTGGCGATCTGGATCGCCGGTTGGATCGGCGGCGGTGAGCTCGCCGCGGCGGCAGCCGGATTGATGGCGATCGTCGGCCATAACTGGCCGATATATTACGGTTTTCGCGGCGGCAAAGGAGTGGCGACGACGATCGGTGTCTTCGCGACGCTGTTTTTGTTTCCCGCATTATCGGTCGGCGCTTTCGCAATTTTTTTAATCGTTATTACGCGCTTCGTATCGCTCGGTTCCTTATGTTTCGTTGTATTGGCGCCGATCTGCGCTTTATTTTTCGGCGATGTTCCCGCCGTTTATGCTTATGTCGGACTCATCATTGCAATGCTTTCCATATGGCGGCATCGCTCGAACATTCAACGGCTTTTGAACGGGACAGAAAACAAAATCGGAAAGAAGGGATCCTAAATGGCGAACATCACGGTTCTTGGCGCAGGGAGCTGGGGTACCGCTTTGGCCCTCGTTTTGTCCGACAATGGACATGAAGTCACGATTTGGGGACGCAGGGAAGAACAAATTTGGGAAATTAACGAAAACCGTTCCAATGAACGGTATTTGCCAAACGTTTCGATCCCCGCGTCAATAAAGGCAAC
The sequence above is a segment of the Bacillales bacterium genome. Coding sequences within it:
- the plsY gene encoding glycerol-3-phosphate 1-O-acyltransferase PlsY; the encoded protein is MTLIISIVLAYLLGAISFSYLITKLLLRDDIRKHGSGNAGATNTLRVLGVFPAVLVLLLDVFKGVLAIWIAGWIGGGELAAAAAGLMAIVGHNWPIYYGFRGGKGVATTIGVFATLFLFPALSVGAFAIFLIVITRFVSLGSLCFVVLAPICALFFGDVPAVYAYVGLIIAMLSIWRHRSNIQRLLNGTENKIGKKGS